Proteins encoded in a region of the Orcinus orca chromosome X, mOrcOrc1.1, whole genome shotgun sequence genome:
- the LOC105748469 gene encoding uncharacterized protein LOC105748469 yields the protein MTVQRYWPRSMGFGKTYVTSPYRMHKAADGSSFVQQGQRYAGAAVTSETEVIWAETLPPGTSAQKAELIALTQALKMSKGQKATIYTDSRYAFATAHIHGAIYRERGLLTAEGKDIKNKEEILALLAAIWEPKKLAIVHCPGHQKPTNPVARGNNLADQTARKAAHTPIPLLPLQLPDPGPRELPPQPDYSEDDIRWMSKLPLTQVRDGWWWDAKNNILLPEKLGTLVLERIHRSTHLGARRLQDLIRQTGLKIKNVSEKTERLVADCAVCQLHNASTHLSTTGIRERGNQPGAYWEVDFTEVKPGKYGYKYLLVFIDTFSGWTEAFPTKKETAQIVAKKLLEEILPRYGFPVMIGSDNGPAFVSKPYSRHTRQSGPN from the exons ATGACTGTGCAGAGGTACTGGCCCAGATCCATGGGGTTTGGGAAGACCTACGTGACCAGCCCCTACCGGATGCACAAAGCTGCTGACGGCAGCAGCTTTGTCCAGCAAGGTCAGAGGTATGCGGGGGCAGCGGTAACATCAGAGACTGAGGTGATATGGGCAGAGACTCTCCCCCCGGGGACCTCAGCCCAAAAAGCTGAATTAATTGCCCTGACCCAAGCTCTCAAGATGAGCAAAGGCCAAAAAGCCACCATATATACAGACAGCCGGTATGCTTTTGCTACCGCACATATACATGGGGCAATATACCGAGAGCGGGGACTACTCACAGCAGAGGGCAAAGACATCAAGAACAAAGAGGAAATCCTGGCCTTGCTAGCGGCCATATGGGAACCCAAAAAGCTAGCCATTGTACACTGCCCGGGGCATCAAAAACCCACGAATCCAGTCGCCCGAGGCAACAATTTGGCAGACCAGACGGCTCGAAAGGCGGCACACACTCCAATACCATTACTTCCCCTGCAACTGCCGGATCCAGGGCCCCGGGAACTACCGCCCCAACCCGACTACTCGGAGGATGACATCAGATGGATGAGCAAGCTCCCTCTAACCCAGGTTAGAGACGGATGGTGGTGGGACGCTAAGAACAATATCCTCCTTCCTGAGAAACTAGGAACCCTGGTCCTTGAACGGATCCACCGTAGCACCCACTTGGGCGCCCGACGGCTACAGGATCTCATCAGGCAGACtggacttaaaattaaaaatgtctccGAGAAGACTGAACGACTGGTTGCTGACTGTGCAGTCTGCCAACTCCATAATGCCAGCACCCACCTGTCAACCACTGGCATCCGGGAAAGAGGAAACCAGCCCGGAGCCTACTGGGAAGTGGACTTCACGGAGGTAAAGCCTGGCAAATATGGGTATAAATATTTACTGGTGTTTATAGATACCTTTTCAGGTTGGACTGAGGCATTCCCAACCAAGAAAGAGACTGCACAAATAGTAGCTAAGAAACTACTAGAAGAGATCCTGCCCAGGTATGGCTTTCCAGTTATGATAGGGTCCGACAACGGGCCAGCCTTCGTTTCTAAG CCTTACAGCAGACACACGAGACAATCTGGCCCAAACTAA